Proteins from a single region of Candidatus Goldiibacteriota bacterium HGW-Goldbacteria-1:
- a CDS encoding MBL fold metallo-hydrolase — MKIKFLGTGTSHGVPVAGCSCPTCTSLDPKNNRYRTSVMIQDKGTTVVIDTPAEFRLRTLEYGIKRIDALLLTHAHADHIAGLDDIRRYNELQLNAIPAYCDAQTAAEVRKRFAYIFEDTQEGGGKPKVDLIETEPYSIFTAKDIQVQMLPVMHGDIQIAAFKTGRFAYVTDVSALPDATIKELKGIDVLVLDALRHEPHPTHFSLSQALKAAEIIGAKKVYLTHIAHSLEHNKTEAQLPGNVKMAYDGLELNIEG; from the coding sequence ATGAAGATTAAATTTCTTGGTACAGGCACTTCGCACGGAGTTCCGGTAGCCGGGTGTTCCTGCCCCACATGCACATCTTTAGACCCTAAAAATAACCGTTACAGGACTTCGGTTATGATACAGGATAAAGGCACAACTGTAGTAATAGACACGCCCGCGGAATTCAGATTAAGGACGCTGGAATATGGAATTAAAAGGATAGACGCGCTGTTATTAACCCACGCGCATGCGGATCATATAGCCGGGCTTGATGATATAAGGCGTTATAACGAACTGCAGTTAAACGCGATACCCGCTTATTGCGACGCGCAGACAGCCGCGGAGGTAAGAAAGAGGTTTGCTTACATTTTTGAAGATACCCAGGAAGGCGGGGGCAAACCGAAAGTGGACCTGATAGAAACAGAGCCCTATTCAATATTTACAGCAAAAGATATTCAGGTGCAGATGCTGCCGGTGATGCACGGCGATATACAGATAGCGGCGTTTAAAACGGGCAGGTTTGCTTATGTAACCGATGTATCCGCGCTGCCTGACGCGACTATAAAAGAGTTAAAAGGAATTGATGTATTAGTGCTGGACGCGCTGCGCCACGAACCCCATCCGACACACTTTAGCCTTAGTCAGGCGCTAAAAGCTGCCGAGATAATAGGCGCAAAAAAAGTATATTTAACGCATATAGCCCACTCGCTTGAACACAATAAAACCGAAGCGCAGCTTCCCGGAAATGTGAAGATGGCGTATGACGGGCTTGAGTTGAACATAGAGGGTTAA
- the uppP gene encoding undecaprenyl-diphosphatase UppP has translation MELINSIILGIIQGLTEFLPVSSSAHLALVPKFMNVSELLSSLSFGAFLHGGTLLGVLIFYRKKIWAMMKSFFKGLGDSGERNSVDFKLSIYIIIATIPAVVFALAFNDAIEGIFRSPARIALMLAVFGVILYLADLTGKKNKENGSLTIWHAIIIGCAQAIALMPGVSRSGITMTAALFMGFKKEDAAEFSFLLSIPAIAGAFVHELPDIIQAGPDAGIAVIAAGFIASAAAGLFAIKFLLAFIKKRGFMAFMIYRLAIAAGIIILLNGIN, from the coding sequence TTGGAGCTTATAAATTCTATTATACTTGGTATTATTCAGGGGCTTACGGAATTTTTGCCTGTAAGTTCGTCCGCGCATCTGGCGCTTGTGCCGAAATTTATGAATGTTTCGGAATTATTAAGCTCTCTTTCTTTTGGCGCTTTTCTGCACGGCGGAACGCTTTTAGGCGTTCTGATATTTTACAGGAAGAAGATATGGGCGATGATGAAGTCCTTCTTTAAAGGGCTGGGTGATTCCGGCGAAAGAAACTCCGTAGATTTTAAACTTTCAATCTACATAATTATTGCCACAATTCCGGCGGTTGTTTTTGCCCTTGCGTTTAATGACGCTATAGAAGGCATATTTCGCTCTCCTGCACGTATTGCCCTTATGCTTGCGGTTTTTGGCGTGATACTTTACCTTGCCGATTTAACAGGAAAAAAGAATAAAGAAAATGGGTCGCTTACAATCTGGCACGCTATAATAATCGGCTGCGCTCAGGCAATAGCGCTTATGCCGGGTGTATCAAGGTCGGGCATCACAATGACCGCGGCATTGTTTATGGGATTCAAAAAAGAGGATGCAGCTGAATTTTCCTTTCTTCTTTCCATTCCCGCCATTGCCGGCGCTTTTGTACACGAACTTCCGGATATTATTCAGGCGGGCCCGGATGCAGGCATTGCGGTTATAGCGGCAGGTTTTATTGCGTCCGCTGCTGCGGGTCTATTTGCCATTAAATTTCTTCTGGCGTTCATTAAAAAACGCGGGTTTATGGCGTTTATGATTTACAGGCTGGCAATAGCCGCGGGAATCATTATTTTATTAAACGGAATTAACTGA
- a CDS encoding dCTP deaminase, with product MGVMNDKWIKMMAKKGMIEPFQAKQVAKGVISSGVSSYGYDMRISDEFKIFNPASKTIVDPKNFDISHFIDYKGKECIIPPNSYVLAKSVEYFRIPRDIVTITFGKSTYARSGIFMNITPFEPEWEGFVTISISNLTPLPAKLYANEGIAQVLFLKAEEPCEVSYADKKGKYQAQKKITIAKIKK from the coding sequence ATGGGCGTGATGAATGATAAATGGATAAAGATGATGGCGAAAAAGGGGATGATAGAACCCTTTCAGGCAAAGCAGGTGGCAAAAGGCGTTATATCTTCCGGCGTATCTTCGTACGGTTATGATATGAGAATATCTGATGAGTTTAAAATTTTTAACCCCGCTTCCAAAACGATAGTTGACCCCAAGAACTTTGATATATCGCACTTCATTGATTATAAAGGAAAAGAATGTATTATTCCGCCGAACTCTTACGTGCTGGCAAAAAGCGTGGAATATTTCCGCATACCGCGCGATATTGTGACAATTACTTTTGGCAAGTCCACTTATGCCAGAAGCGGTATATTTATGAATATAACGCCGTTTGAACCTGAATGGGAAGGGTTTGTCACTATTTCCATTTCAAACCTGACTCCATTACCTGCCAAACTTTACGCTAATGAAGGCATAGCACAGGTATTGTTTTTAAAGGCAGAAGAACCGTGCGAGGTATCTTACGCTGACAAAAAAGGCAAGTATCAGGCGCAGAAAAAGATAACTATCGCCAAGATAAAAAAGTAA
- a CDS encoding short-chain dehydrogenase, with product MDVKGKTAIITGANRGLGFAMSEKLASMGATVIMACRDAKKGKEAAAKLTAKGYKAVAMQVKVDDTNSINKFAKEVAKKFPVVDILINNAGVNSEPGETGIENLNLEMFQKIMKINLVGPVWICKNIVPLMKKSDDARIVNFSSGLGQLSVPRMGPYPSYSISKTAINQLTKFLGEELKNTKVKVFSVDPGWVKTDLGGPQAPLSIEEGIVTPIWLATADTKDLVSGEFYKEKQILGW from the coding sequence ATGGACGTTAAAGGAAAAACAGCAATAATAACAGGCGCCAACCGCGGGCTTGGTTTTGCAATGTCAGAGAAACTTGCTTCAATGGGCGCGACAGTTATAATGGCGTGCAGGGATGCAAAAAAAGGAAAAGAAGCCGCGGCAAAGCTGACAGCAAAAGGTTATAAGGCAGTTGCAATGCAGGTAAAAGTGGATGATACCAATTCAATAAATAAATTTGCCAAAGAAGTCGCCAAAAAGTTCCCTGTGGTGGATATCCTGATAAACAACGCGGGAGTTAATTCCGAACCCGGCGAAACAGGAATAGAGAACCTTAACCTTGAAATGTTCCAGAAGATAATGAAGATTAACCTTGTAGGGCCTGTTTGGATATGCAAAAACATAGTGCCGTTAATGAAGAAATCTGATGACGCAAGGATTGTTAATTTTTCATCCGGCTTGGGCCAGCTTTCAGTTCCAAGAATGGGGCCATATCCGTCATACAGCATTTCAAAAACAGCTATAAACCAGCTGACAAAGTTTTTAGGCGAAGAATTGAAAAATACAAAGGTTAAAGTTTTTTCCGTTGACCCGGGCTGGGTTAAGACAGATTTAGGCGGCCCGCAGGCTCCCCTTTCAATTGAAGAAGGAATTGTAACCCCTATATGGTTAGCCACCGCAGACACAAAAGACCTTGTAAGCGGAGAGTTTTACAAGGAAAAACAGATTCTGGGCTGGTAA